Below is a genomic region from Candidatus Hydrogenedentota bacterium.
TCCTCAGCGGCCTGTGCGCGTTCTGCCTGGCCCATGTCGCGTTCATTTGCGCATTTGCAGCGAAAGGAATCGCGTGGAAACGCGTCGCGACGGCCGTCGTCCCCATGGCGATTGTGCTCACGGTCATTCTCCGATGGCTGCTGCCGCACGTCGAACGGCCAATCGAGATTCTTGCTGTCTGCACCTATGCCACGCTGATCACGACGATGGTTTTGGCCGCCGCGGGCGCATCGGAAGGACGCGTCGGCCGCCTCATTGTGGCCGGCGCGCTCATCATCTACGTGTCGGACATCTTCGTGTCCGGCTGGAGATTTGTTGGCTTCCCAACGGAGATCGGCCGCTTCTGTTACCCCCTGTACTACACGGCCTGCCTGATATTCGCGATGAGCGTGTACGCCCGGAACCGTTGGCGCGAGGCGTAGCGCTCATTTCAAATGGGCGAAGAATTTTGCTCACGCCAAGGCGCGAAGGCGCGAAGAAGAAGTGGGGAATGTGCGGCGGCAGGCATTAACTCG
It encodes:
- a CDS encoding lysoplasmalogenase, with protein sequence MSNRESCDWVWPWVFTVISAVNAVGVTLAASGGWGRLHVPCVLGASTGFVLVAIAGGGLRSGYGRCMLAGLAACWTGDVLGGDYFLSGLCAFCLAHVAFICAFAAKGIAWKRVATAVVPMAIVLTVILRWLLPHVERPIEILAVCTYATLITTMVLAAAGASEGRVGRLIVAGALIIYVSDIFVSGWRFVGFPTEIGRFCYPLYYTACLIFAMSVYARNRWREA